Proteins encoded in a region of the Atopobium sp. oral taxon 416 genome:
- the rpsG gene encoding 30S ribosomal protein S7, protein MPRRAAANHREVQPDAKYNNRFVTQLINKVLLEGKKATAERIVYGAFDIVADKTGQDALTVFKKAMDNIRPTLEVKPRRVGGATYQVPMEVNSRRATTLAIRWMVNFSRARKEKTMAERLANEIVDASNGVGASVKRREDLFRMAEANRAFSHYRY, encoded by the coding sequence ATGCCGCGTCGTGCAGCAGCTAACCACCGCGAGGTTCAGCCAGATGCGAAATACAATAATCGCTTCGTGACTCAGTTGATCAACAAAGTTCTTCTTGAAGGCAAGAAGGCAACCGCAGAGCGCATCGTCTATGGTGCGTTCGATATCGTTGCCGACAAGACCGGTCAGGACGCTTTGACCGTGTTCAAGAAGGCGATGGACAACATTCGCCCGACCCTCGAGGTCAAGCCTCGCCGTGTCGGCGGCGCAACCTATCAGGTGCCTATGGAGGTCAACTCCCGCCGTGCAACCACCCTCGCGATCCGTTGGATGGTGAACTTCTCACGCGCCCGTAAAGAGAAGACCATGGCAGAGCGTCTCGCAAACGAGATCGTCGACGCTTCTAATGGTGTGGGCGCTTCCGTCAAACGCCGTGAGGACCTCTTCAGAATGGCAGAGGCAAACCGTGCGTTCTCTCACTATCGCTACTAG
- the fusA gene encoding elongation factor G, whose product MAKKVKYKLEDLRNIGIIAHIDAGKTTTTERILYYTGKTHKIGEVHDGAATMDWMPQEQERGVTITSAATTCFWKDHIIQIIDTPGHVDFTAEVERSLRVLDGAVAVFDAVAGVQPQSETVWRQAETYHVPLIAFINKYDRVGADFFHAIDTMKDRLGANAVAAQIPMGCEANFWGLIDLVTMKAWDFKEDDKGMIYPEVMDEIPDEFKDTANEKREELLEAATNYDDDLMEKVLEDQEVPVPQLKAALRKGVLKNELNLVFVGSAYKNKGIQELLDAVVDYLPSPLDIGKTEGTDPRTGEKIYRKADFSEPFSALAFKIMTDPYVGKLTYIRVYSGQAEAGSYVYNVNKDTRERLGRILEMNANDRVDRDECSAGDIVACVGLKNTATGNTLADEKHPILLESITFAKPVIDVAVEPKSKAEQEKMAVGLEKLAEEDPTFQVHTDQETGQTIIAGMGELHLEIIIDRLRREFHVDCNVGKPQVAYRETAGHAVKHAQGKFVRQSGGRGQYGDAIIDMEPNEEGKGYEFVDATVGGSIPKEYIPSVDKGIQEALQSGVIAGYPVEDIKVTLVDGSYHEVDSSEAAFKIAGSMAIKKALEESDPVLLEPIERVDVETPEQYMGDVMGNLSSRRGKIEGMEDRSNTKVIRAKVPLAEMFGYATDLRSETQGRASYTMQFDSYEPVPKNIKDEIVAKNAGKTE is encoded by the coding sequence ATGGCAAAAAAGGTTAAGTATAAACTCGAAGACCTACGTAACATCGGTATCATTGCCCACATCGATGCAGGCAAGACTACGACGACCGAGCGTATCCTGTACTACACTGGCAAGACCCACAAGATCGGCGAGGTCCATGACGGTGCAGCCACGATGGACTGGATGCCGCAGGAGCAAGAGCGTGGCGTGACTATCACCTCCGCTGCAACCACCTGCTTCTGGAAAGATCACATCATTCAGATCATCGATACCCCGGGCCACGTTGACTTCACCGCTGAGGTCGAGCGCTCCCTGCGTGTTCTCGACGGTGCAGTCGCTGTCTTCGACGCCGTCGCTGGTGTACAGCCGCAGTCCGAGACGGTGTGGCGCCAGGCTGAGACCTACCACGTACCGCTAATCGCTTTCATCAACAAGTACGACCGTGTCGGCGCTGACTTCTTCCACGCTATCGACACCATGAAGGACCGCCTGGGTGCCAACGCTGTCGCCGCTCAGATCCCGATGGGCTGCGAGGCGAACTTCTGGGGCCTCATCGACCTTGTCACCATGAAGGCGTGGGACTTCAAGGAAGACGACAAGGGCATGATTTACCCCGAGGTTATGGACGAGATCCCTGACGAGTTCAAGGACACAGCTAACGAGAAGCGCGAGGAGCTCCTTGAGGCTGCTACCAACTACGACGACGACCTGATGGAGAAGGTCCTCGAAGACCAGGAAGTCCCGGTACCGCAGCTCAAGGCTGCGCTTCGTAAGGGCGTCCTGAAAAACGAGCTCAACCTCGTCTTCGTCGGCTCTGCCTACAAGAACAAGGGCATCCAAGAGCTGCTCGATGCTGTCGTCGACTACCTGCCGAGCCCGCTCGATATCGGTAAGACTGAAGGCACCGACCCGAGAACCGGCGAGAAGATCTACCGTAAGGCTGACTTCTCTGAGCCGTTCTCGGCACTGGCCTTCAAGATCATGACCGACCCCTACGTCGGCAAGCTGACTTACATCCGCGTCTACTCCGGACAGGCTGAGGCTGGCTCCTACGTCTACAACGTTAACAAGGACACCCGTGAGCGCTTGGGCCGCATCCTTGAGATGAATGCAAACGACCGCGTCGACCGTGACGAGTGCTCCGCAGGCGATATCGTTGCCTGCGTCGGCCTCAAGAACACCGCAACCGGCAATACCCTCGCCGACGAGAAGCACCCGATCCTGCTTGAGTCCATCACCTTCGCGAAGCCGGTTATCGACGTCGCCGTTGAGCCGAAATCCAAGGCTGAGCAGGAGAAGATGGCTGTCGGCCTTGAGAAGCTGGCTGAGGAGGACCCGACCTTCCAGGTCCACACCGATCAGGAGACCGGCCAGACCATCATTGCCGGTATGGGTGAGCTGCACCTCGAGATCATCATCGACCGTCTGCGCCGTGAGTTCCACGTCGACTGCAACGTCGGTAAGCCGCAGGTCGCCTACCGTGAGACCGCAGGACACGCCGTCAAGCATGCCCAGGGCAAGTTCGTCCGTCAGTCCGGCGGCCGTGGCCAGTACGGTGACGCAATCATCGATATGGAGCCCAACGAGGAGGGCAAAGGCTATGAGTTCGTCGACGCAACCGTCGGTGGATCCATCCCTAAGGAGTACATCCCCTCTGTTGATAAGGGTATTCAGGAGGCGCTGCAGTCCGGAGTTATCGCCGGCTACCCGGTTGAGGACATCAAGGTCACGCTCGTCGATGGCTCCTACCATGAGGTCGACTCCTCTGAGGCGGCATTCAAGATCGCCGGTTCCATGGCGATCAAGAAGGCCCTCGAAGAGTCCGATCCGGTGCTGCTTGAGCCGATCGAGCGCGTCGATGTCGAGACCCCTGAGCAGTACATGGGCGATGTGATGGGCAACCTTTCCAGCCGTCGCGGTAAGATTGAGGGCATGGAAGACCGCAGCAACACCAAGGTCATCCGTGCGAAGGTGCCCTTGGCTGAGATGTTTGGCTACGCGACAGACCTTCGTTCTGAGACGCAGGGCCGTGCGAGCTATACGATGCAGTTTGATAGCTACGAGCCGGTTCCGAAGAACATCAAGGATGAAATCGTAGCGAAGAATGCAGGAAAGACCGAGTAA